In Candidatus Pelagibacter sp. HIMB1321, a single genomic region encodes these proteins:
- a CDS encoding membrane dipeptidase: protein MNYRIDNLQYCNWSRRIFEINREAKLDAVHATIVYHEDFDELLIEIKKWEELFNQNSDLIFLGKSFKDIEKAHDENKTAIFFGFQNCSPIEDDIKLIEKVHDLGCRFMQLTYNNQSLLATGCYEKIDSGVTNFGREAIKEMNRVGIVVDMSHSAEKSTFDAIENSEKPIAITHANPAFWHPAKRNKSSDLLKTLGESGGMLGLSLYPHHLKNNTNCEIQSFCEMTAKTAEMMGAKNIGIGSDLCLDQPDSVVEWMRNGTWSKSKNYGEGSKNKPGFPKQPDWFEDARGFENLESGLLKVGFSQDETDGILGNNWFNFYKNI, encoded by the coding sequence ATGAATTACAGAATAGATAATCTACAATATTGCAATTGGTCTCGAAGAATTTTTGAGATTAATAGAGAAGCTAAACTAGACGCTGTGCATGCAACAATAGTTTATCATGAAGATTTTGATGAATTACTAATTGAAATAAAAAAATGGGAAGAATTATTTAATCAAAATTCAGATTTAATTTTTTTAGGCAAGAGCTTTAAAGATATTGAAAAAGCACATGATGAAAATAAAACCGCTATTTTTTTTGGTTTTCAAAACTGTTCACCAATAGAAGACGATATCAAATTAATAGAAAAGGTTCACGATCTTGGATGTAGATTTATGCAACTCACATATAATAACCAATCTTTGCTAGCAACAGGATGTTATGAAAAAATTGATAGTGGTGTTACAAATTTTGGAAGAGAGGCAATTAAAGAAATGAATAGAGTTGGAATTGTTGTGGACATGTCTCATTCAGCTGAAAAAAGTACCTTTGATGCAATCGAAAATAGTGAAAAACCCATAGCAATTACCCACGCAAATCCAGCTTTTTGGCATCCAGCTAAAAGAAATAAATCAAGTGATTTGCTTAAGACTTTAGGAGAGAGTGGTGGCATGTTGGGTCTTTCTCTCTATCCGCATCATTTAAAAAATAATACTAATTGTGAGATACAGAGCTTTTGTGAGATGACTGCAAAAACTGCGGAAATGATGGGTGCAAAAAATATTGGAATAGGATCTGATCTTTGTTTAGATCAACCAGATAGTGTTGTTGAGTGGATGAGAAATGGAACTTGGTCTAAAAGTAAAAATTACGGGGAAGGATCAAAGAACAAACCTGGCTTCCCAAAACAACCAGATTGGTTTGAAGATGCAAGGGGCTTTGAAAACTTAGAAAGTGGATTATTGAAAGTTGGTTTTTCACAGGATGAGACCGATGGTATACTTGGCAATAATTGGTTTAATTTTTATAAAAATATTTAA
- a CDS encoding ABC transporter ATP-binding protein has protein sequence MSENQIVIENLSKTYDNGFSALKKVNLNIKKGEIFAMLGPNGAGKTSLISIICGIVTPTSGKVTVDSFDIIENYRETRSRIGLVPQELTLESFETVFNNVSYTRGLYGKAPNPTHIEKILKELSLWDKKDQRLRQLSGGMKRRVLIAKALSHEPSILFLDEPTAGVDVELRQDMWKVVESLRKTGVTIILTTHYIEEAEAIADRVGVINQGEIIIVDQTKELLKKMGHKKLTVDLQEKLIEIPNSLKEYNLELGEDKMSVNYTYNVQAKQTGITNLLKDLKDAGLKLKDLKTEQSTLEKIFVSLVKENNEI, from the coding sequence ATGTCTGAAAATCAAATAGTAATAGAAAACCTATCAAAAACTTACGATAATGGTTTTAGTGCTCTTAAAAAAGTTAACCTAAATATAAAAAAAGGTGAAATTTTTGCAATGCTTGGACCTAATGGTGCCGGCAAAACATCTTTAATTAGTATTATATGTGGAATAGTTACCCCAACTTCCGGAAAGGTAACAGTTGATAGTTTTGATATTATTGAAAATTATAGAGAAACTAGATCAAGAATAGGACTTGTTCCTCAAGAACTAACATTAGAAAGTTTTGAAACAGTATTCAATAATGTTTCTTACACTAGAGGTTTGTATGGAAAAGCACCCAACCCAACTCATATTGAAAAAATTTTAAAAGAGTTGAGTCTGTGGGATAAAAAAGATCAAAGGCTTAGACAATTATCAGGTGGTATGAAACGAAGAGTTTTAATTGCAAAAGCATTATCACACGAACCATCAATTTTATTTTTAGATGAACCAACTGCAGGTGTTGATGTAGAGTTAAGACAAGATATGTGGAAAGTAGTTGAATCTTTGAGAAAAACAGGTGTCACAATTATTTTAACAACACATTATATAGAGGAAGCAGAAGCTATAGCAGATAGGGTAGGAGTTATTAACCAGGGTGAAATTATTATTGTTGATCAAACAAAAGAATTATTAAAAAAGATGGGTCATAAAAAATTAACAGTTGATCTTCAGGAAAAACTGATTGAGATCCCTAATAGTTTAAAAGAGTATAATTTAGAGTTAGGTGAAGATAAAATGTCTGTAAATTACACATATAATGTTCAAGCAAAGCAAACTGGCATCACTAATTTGCTTAAAGATTTAAAAGATGCGGGACTTAAATTAAAAGATTTAAAAACTGAACAAAGTACATTAGAAAAAATCTTTGTAAGCTTAGTAAAGGAGAATAATGAGATTTAA
- a CDS encoding sterol desaturase family protein, translating into MIIKSIIVSIAIILVLSFEIFFPKEKIEFKDKFTRILKNIFFWLVNIGITPIIILPITIYATQFEVHSLFKFDNLIISFLFNLVILDIFLYWWHRLNHEVSFLWRFHHVHHLDETLDITSGVRFHFGEVILSAIVRSFIIILFNISLINLLLIEAIILTSSIFHHSNIDLPKKFEKYLSYIIVTPCIHWVHHHKRQSETDANYSTIFSWWDKIFNSKSKFIRKVGMSIGVEGDREQNLLNLILRPIKK; encoded by the coding sequence ATGATTATTAAATCAATTATAGTTTCTATAGCAATAATTCTAGTTTTATCCTTTGAAATTTTTTTTCCTAAAGAAAAAATTGAATTTAAAGATAAATTTACAAGAATATTAAAAAATATTTTTTTTTGGCTGGTAAATATTGGAATTACTCCCATAATAATTTTACCAATTACAATTTATGCAACACAATTTGAAGTTCATAGTTTATTTAAGTTTGATAACTTGATTATTAGTTTTTTATTTAATCTTGTAATTTTAGATATTTTTTTATACTGGTGGCATAGATTAAATCATGAAGTTTCTTTTTTATGGAGATTTCATCATGTTCATCATCTAGATGAAACTTTAGATATCACATCTGGTGTAAGATTTCATTTTGGTGAAGTGATATTAAGTGCGATTGTAAGATCCTTCATAATTATATTGTTTAATATTTCTCTAATTAATCTCCTTTTAATTGAGGCAATAATATTAACTAGCTCAATATTTCATCATTCAAATATTGATCTTCCAAAAAAATTTGAAAAATACCTATCTTATATAATTGTAACTCCCTGTATTCATTGGGTTCATCATCACAAACGCCAGAGTGAGACTGATGCAAATTACTCAACTATATTTAGTTGGTGGGATAAAATTTTTAATTCAAAATCTAAGTTCATAAGAAAAGTTGGGATGTCAATTGGTGTCGAAGGAGATAGAGAGCAGAATCTATTAAATTTAATTTTAAGACCAATTAAAAAATAG
- a CDS encoding GNAT family N-acetyltransferase encodes MLKSIEGNFDHPEVNQLLKNHFIELRGASPEGSAHVLDIPGLKVSSIKFWSLWEEDQLMGCGALKFLEKDHGEFKSIRVHDKFRGKGNGDKVIKHLIDEAKKLKIKRLSIETGAGKFFAPARKLFDNFGFEPCPPFAHYKEDVNSLYLTKLLDNS; translated from the coding sequence ATGCTTAAATCTATTGAGGGTAACTTCGATCATCCTGAAGTTAATCAACTTTTAAAAAATCACTTTATTGAATTACGGGGGGCTTCACCAGAGGGAAGTGCCCATGTTTTAGATATTCCTGGACTAAAAGTTTCTTCAATAAAATTTTGGAGTTTATGGGAAGAAGATCAATTAATGGGATGTGGAGCTTTAAAATTTTTAGAAAAAGATCATGGTGAATTTAAATCAATTAGAGTACATGATAAATTTAGAGGTAAAGGTAATGGAGATAAAGTAATTAAACACCTTATTGATGAAGCAAAAAAACTCAAAATTAAAAGATTAAGTATAGAAACTGGAGCAGGAAAATTTTTTGCTCCAGCAAGAAAATTATTTGATAATTTTGGATTTGAACCCTGTCCACCATTCGCTCATTACAAAGAAGATGTGAATTCGCTTTATTTAACTAAACTTCTAGATAACAGCTAA
- a CDS encoding DUF3726 domain-containing protein, which translates to MKSLSEIDTTSKRASRAAGFSWGVSEEIGKSIRLLELFGLQGVKILNQYYQTKPNQKYENLSLINQKNTSEKNPYCPIILGISFLDQIKSIEKFKIIIFNKVAFPLLMIPFLSRSSEIIGKRVFIKFNNIEFLLNLNVNISSNILNKNCPLLAENVEVRILENEDSFSDEEWKSLYKLSEETFVEETDSLKEGAAGAGLTDND; encoded by the coding sequence ATGAAATCATTAAGTGAAATTGATACTACTTCAAAACGTGCGAGTAGAGCAGCTGGATTTTCCTGGGGTGTGTCAGAGGAAATAGGAAAAAGTATTAGGCTTTTAGAATTATTTGGTCTTCAAGGTGTTAAGATTTTAAATCAATATTATCAAACAAAGCCAAATCAAAAATATGAAAATTTAAGTTTAATAAATCAAAAAAACACTTCTGAAAAAAATCCCTATTGTCCAATAATACTAGGAATTAGTTTTCTTGATCAGATTAAAAGTATTGAGAAGTTTAAAATTATTATTTTTAATAAAGTAGCTTTTCCTTTATTGATGATACCTTTTTTGAGTAGAAGTTCTGAAATAATAGGAAAAAGAGTATTTATTAAATTTAACAATATTGAATTTTTATTAAATCTTAACGTCAATATTTCATCTAATATATTAAATAAAAATTGTCCTTTACTTGCTGAAAATGTCGAAGTTAGAATTTTAGAAAATGAAGATAGTTTTTCAGATGAAGAATGGAAAAGCTTGTACAAACTATCCGAAGAAACATTTGTTGAAGAAACAGACAGTTTAAAAGAAGGTGCTGCAGGTGCTGGTTTGACTGATAATGACTGA
- a CDS encoding cold-shock protein, with product MSLQGKVKWFNPTKGFGFIEREDKEKDVFVHVSAVRDAGMNGLDEGQALTFDVEDGPKGPSAVNLKTA from the coding sequence ATGAGTCTACAAGGAAAAGTAAAATGGTTCAATCCAACCAAAGGTTTTGGTTTTATTGAAAGAGAAGATAAAGAAAAAGATGTGTTCGTACATGTTTCAGCTGTAAGAGATGCTGGTATGAACGGTTTAGATGAGGGTCAAGCTTTGACTTTCGATGTTGAAGATGGTCCTAAAGGTCCTTCAGCAGTTAACTTAAAAACTGCATAA
- a CDS encoding ABC transporter permease, which translates to MRFNFYAFKAIYLHEMDRFRRTMMQSLFSPVLSTSLYFIVFGSVIGGYVENIDGISYGSYIVPGLLMLTLLTQSISNTSFGIFFPKFNGTIYEILAAPISTFEIVIAFVGAGATKTLIVGLVIFMTSTFFVEVQVMHPLLMIFLLVLVAFTFALFGFLIGLMSSNFEQMSIIPTLVITPMVFLGGSLYSLDMLPPFWQTVTYFNPVVYLINGLRFAFYGVSDFNIWVSISSMVVFLIACIGIVTFLLKKGYNIKA; encoded by the coding sequence ATGAGATTTAATTTCTATGCATTTAAAGCAATCTATCTTCATGAAATGGATAGATTTAGAAGAACGATGATGCAATCACTGTTTTCTCCAGTTCTGTCGACTTCACTTTATTTTATAGTATTTGGATCTGTTATTGGAGGATACGTCGAAAATATAGACGGTATTAGTTATGGCTCTTACATAGTACCTGGTTTATTAATGTTAACTCTATTGACACAATCAATAAGTAATACGTCATTTGGAATATTCTTTCCAAAATTTAATGGAACAATTTATGAAATTTTAGCAGCACCAATTTCTACATTTGAAATAGTAATTGCATTTGTAGGTGCTGGAGCAACTAAAACATTAATTGTAGGGCTTGTGATTTTTATGACTTCAACCTTCTTTGTTGAAGTGCAAGTAATGCATCCATTATTAATGATATTTTTATTGGTACTTGTAGCATTTACATTTGCATTATTTGGTTTTTTAATTGGATTAATGAGCTCTAACTTTGAGCAGATGTCGATTATCCCCACACTAGTAATTACCCCAATGGTATTTCTAGGAGGAAGCCTATATTCTTTGGATATGCTACCACCATTTTGGCAAACAGTAACTTATTTTAATCCCGTAGTTTATTTAATAAATGGTTTAAGATTCGCTTTTTATGGCGTTTCAGATTTTAATATATGGGTAAGTATTAGCTCAATGGTTGTATTTCTTATTGCATGCATTGGCATCGTCACGTTCTTGCTCAAAAAAGGTTATAATATAAAAGCTTAA
- a CDS encoding aspartate/glutamate racemase family protein, whose translation MIGILGGMGTQAGLDFCNKLAILNRGKIDQEYPLFILYNKSNIPGRPESIGVQTSNISNSKPIKKNKKKYQAVLNSLLKGCKLLQKNKCKFIVIPCNTAHYWYDDLKRKINIPIINMPQEVFETTKRTCKKNSKIGLLATEGTLKTGVYNKIFDKDYNLEFPTDNLQKNCVNKAIKFVKMGNVKLAEKAIRPAINYLVKQKCKKIILGCTELPIAIFAFKSFKNVKTSKVFLDPNLILAVSSMKKYKSKNVRTNQ comes from the coding sequence ATGATCGGAATATTAGGAGGAATGGGTACTCAGGCTGGTTTAGACTTTTGCAATAAGCTTGCAATTTTAAACAGAGGAAAGATCGACCAAGAATATCCTTTATTCATATTATATAATAAATCTAATATACCTGGTAGACCAGAGTCGATAGGTGTTCAAACAAGTAATATATCAAACTCAAAACCAATCAAAAAAAATAAAAAAAAATATCAAGCAGTTTTAAATAGTTTATTAAAAGGCTGTAAACTTCTTCAAAAGAACAAGTGCAAGTTTATTGTTATACCCTGTAATACGGCTCACTATTGGTATGATGATTTAAAGAGAAAAATTAATATACCTATTATCAATATGCCCCAAGAGGTATTTGAGACAACAAAAAGAACCTGCAAAAAAAATTCAAAGATTGGTTTGCTTGCTACTGAGGGAACTTTAAAAACAGGTGTCTACAACAAAATTTTTGATAAAGACTACAATTTAGAATTTCCAACAGATAATTTGCAAAAAAATTGTGTAAATAAAGCCATCAAATTTGTTAAAATGGGAAATGTTAAATTAGCCGAAAAAGCCATAAGACCTGCAATCAATTATCTTGTAAAACAAAAATGTAAAAAAATAATTTTAGGTTGTACAGAGTTACCTATAGCAATTTTTGCATTTAAATCATTTAAAAATGTAAAAACTTCAAAAGTATTTTTAGATCCAAATTTAATATTAGCAGTTTCATCAATGAAAAAATACAAATCAAAAAATGTCAGAACAAATCAATAA
- a CDS encoding cupin domain-containing protein, protein MQKRKITKINKIKFQPFNNYKVKIKGLSWYKITYNRSNGGFGSYVLKMDPGSKTLPHLHPGFEEFLVIKGQLTDSDGKIFKKGDFVSFKPGSKHSSFTKKGCQLLVFMRGKNRLI, encoded by the coding sequence ATGCAAAAAAGAAAAATTACAAAAATTAATAAAATTAAATTTCAACCTTTCAACAATTATAAAGTTAAAATCAAAGGCCTTAGTTGGTATAAAATAACTTATAATAGAAGTAACGGGGGTTTTGGATCTTATGTGCTAAAAATGGATCCAGGCTCAAAGACTTTACCTCATCTTCATCCTGGTTTTGAGGAATTTTTAGTAATTAAAGGACAATTGACTGACTCAGATGGCAAAATTTTTAAAAAGGGTGATTTTGTTTCATTTAAACCTGGCAGCAAACATTCTTCATTCACAAAAAAAGGTTGTCAGTTATTAGTTTTTATGAGAGGTAAAAATAGACTAATCTAA
- a CDS encoding DUF2064 domain-containing protein — MKVSVIIPIGHKDQNFSLIDQIKQKFENFEIIVAASYQNNEAKKLEDKVDQFLSVHNSTRSKALNVGAENAKNEILWFLHLDSNISLIDYLDFEKIDDQKINTFLLRFDDEKLKYNSVGANLRTKYLNLPFGDQSFIINKKLFNFIGEFTESIDKGEDHEFIWKAKTIGVKVNIISNYILSSAIKYKEDPILQTLNTVKDTVLQIFKFYKPKKKYVICHFLKDPKSPKSKTRLRKDLSDDFVNELNENLIELLSKNVKQIKKNKFIYQISVSEKDNKDYAYKFSRMTDGLYFTSQNELGASMKEVIKFSLKYFKKVVIVGTDIPFLSAKDITDSLKSSPATNVFYPTLDGGFCLLATSDDKILDILDKVKYGTNTVLSDLTKNISKLLIENKFYQDIDVKEDLLKVYKDLKKKVYSHNPTLKKLYTLLYSNQKKFSE; from the coding sequence ATGAAAGTTTCAGTAATTATTCCAATTGGTCACAAAGATCAAAACTTTTCATTAATTGATCAAATCAAACAAAAATTTGAAAATTTTGAAATCATTGTTGCTGCTTCGTATCAAAACAATGAAGCAAAAAAACTTGAAGATAAAGTAGATCAATTTTTATCTGTTCATAACTCTACAAGATCTAAAGCATTAAATGTAGGTGCTGAAAATGCTAAGAATGAGATACTGTGGTTTCTTCATCTTGATAGCAATATTTCCTTAATTGATTACTTAGATTTTGAGAAAATAGATGATCAAAAAATTAATACGTTTTTATTAAGATTTGATGATGAAAAACTAAAATATAACTCAGTTGGAGCAAATTTAAGAACCAAATATCTTAATCTTCCTTTTGGAGATCAATCTTTCATCATTAATAAGAAGTTGTTTAATTTTATTGGTGAATTTACAGAGTCTATTGATAAGGGTGAAGATCATGAGTTTATTTGGAAAGCAAAAACTATAGGAGTAAAAGTTAATATTATTTCTAATTATATTTTAAGTTCAGCAATCAAATATAAAGAAGATCCTATTCTTCAAACATTAAATACTGTTAAAGATACAGTTTTACAGATCTTCAAATTTTACAAGCCAAAGAAGAAATATGTAATTTGTCATTTTTTAAAAGATCCAAAATCTCCAAAATCTAAAACTCGACTAAGGAAAGATTTATCTGATGATTTTGTTAATGAACTTAATGAAAACTTAATTGAATTATTATCAAAGAATGTAAAACAAATTAAGAAAAATAAGTTTATCTATCAAATTTCAGTTTCTGAAAAAGATAATAAAGATTACGCATATAAATTTTCAAGAATGACAGATGGTTTATATTTTACATCTCAAAATGAACTTGGAGCTTCGATGAAAGAAGTAATTAAGTTTAGTCTTAAATATTTCAAAAAAGTTGTGATTGTAGGAACTGATATTCCTTTTTTATCAGCTAAAGATATTACTGATAGTTTAAAATCTTCACCAGCTACAAATGTTTTTTATCCTACACTTGATGGAGGTTTTTGTTTACTTGCAACATCGGATGATAAAATTTTAGATATTTTAGATAAAGTGAAATATGGAACTAATACTGTTTTATCTGATCTAACAAAAAATATTTCAAAGTTATTAATAGAAAATAAATTTTATCAAGATATTGATGTTAAAGAAGATCTTTTAAAAGTTTATAAAGATTTAAAGAAAAAAGTTTATTCTCATAACCCAACTTTAAAAAAACTTTATACTTTACTTTATTCTAATCAGAAAAAATTTAGTGAGTAG
- a CDS encoding nucleotidyltransferase family protein: MSYKKIDDAFIMAAGRGIRLMPLTKKIPKGMVKYKQSSLIVNGINRLRKYIKNIHISVGYKGPILAKHLIENKVNTIINTNEKGNAWWIFNSIFREINKPIFVLTCDNVTQIDFKKIEKDYNKLGCPMCMIVPTKPQFGLDGDYISRNKNVVYKLSRKIKTDIYCTGIQVLNPKDIIKNIKYTDDFNVLWKRLIKINQLYVSNVMPKKWFTVDNLENYKNLQNL; this comes from the coding sequence ATGAGTTATAAAAAAATTGATGATGCTTTCATAATGGCTGCTGGTCGAGGCATAAGATTAATGCCTTTAACCAAAAAAATCCCTAAAGGTATGGTTAAATATAAACAATCTTCTTTAATTGTTAATGGAATAAATAGATTAAGAAAATATATTAAAAATATTCACATATCTGTTGGTTATAAAGGACCAATATTAGCAAAACATCTCATTGAAAATAAAGTTAACACTATCATTAATACAAATGAAAAAGGGAACGCTTGGTGGATTTTTAACTCAATATTTAGAGAAATAAATAAACCAATATTTGTTTTAACATGTGATAATGTTACTCAAATTGACTTCAAAAAAATTGAAAAAGACTACAACAAATTAGGGTGTCCAATGTGCATGATTGTTCCTACAAAACCACAGTTTGGTTTAGATGGTGATTACATTTCTAGAAATAAGAATGTTGTCTATAAATTATCAAGAAAAATTAAAACAGACATTTATTGTACAGGCATACAAGTTTTAAATCCAAAAGATATAATTAAAAATATAAAATATACTGATGATTTTAATGTTTTATGGAAAAGGCTTATAAAAATTAATCAGCTTTATGTTTCTAATGTAATGCCAAAAAAATGGTTCACAGTTGACAACTTAGAAAATTATAAAAATCTTCAAAATTTATAA
- a CDS encoding alpha/beta fold hydrolase, protein MLENIYTDIVGDGYPLVLVHGYFGSSNMWCHQKKIFSKKFKVIAPSLPGYGESYKLKSFDKIQDMANTVIQIIKKQNIDKFHLMGHSMGGMIVQEIIKLAPNIVNKLILFGTGSIGDIPGRFEPIDVSRERLKKDGVKLTANRIAKTWFVDGDKAKNFYLCEEAYQNINQKTGDSGLVAMKNWRGIDNLRNIHQDTLIIWGDLDKAYNYEQVKTLNENIPNSKLEIIKCCSHNAHLEKIDEFNNLVLNFLK, encoded by the coding sequence GTGTTGGAAAATATTTATACAGATATTGTAGGAGATGGCTATCCCTTAGTTTTAGTACATGGTTATTTTGGTTCATCAAATATGTGGTGCCATCAAAAAAAAATTTTTAGCAAAAAATTTAAAGTTATTGCTCCATCTTTGCCAGGATATGGCGAAAGCTATAAATTAAAATCATTTGATAAGATTCAAGATATGGCAAACACTGTCATTCAAATTATCAAAAAGCAAAATATTGATAAATTTCATTTGATGGGACATTCTATGGGAGGCATGATTGTTCAAGAGATTATAAAATTAGCCCCTAATATTGTTAACAAATTAATTTTATTTGGAACTGGTTCAATTGGAGATATCCCAGGAAGGTTTGAGCCTATTGATGTTTCCAGAGAAAGATTAAAAAAAGATGGAGTTAAGTTAACAGCAAATAGAATAGCCAAAACTTGGTTTGTTGATGGAGATAAAGCAAAAAATTTTTATTTATGTGAAGAAGCCTATCAAAATATAAATCAAAAAACTGGTGATAGTGGATTAGTAGCAATGAAAAATTGGAGAGGGATAGATAATTTAAGAAATATTCATCAAGATACCCTCATTATTTGGGGTGATCTTGATAAAGCCTATAATTATGAACAGGTAAAAACTTTAAATGAAAATATTCCAAATAGTAAATTAGAGATAATAAAATGTTGTTCACACAACGCTCATCTTGAAAAGATTGATGAGTTTAATAATTTAGTTTTAAATTTTTTAAAGTAA
- the purE gene encoding 5-(carboxyamino)imidazole ribonucleotide mutase, giving the protein MNKNKNLKVSIVMGSQSDYKIMKLCEKTLKNLGVLFETKIISAHRTPKRMYEYASNAERNNIGVIIAGAGGSAHLPGMIAALTSLPVLGVPVESKKLKGLDSLLSIAQMPKGIPVGTLAIGEDGAINAALLAASILANSNNKIKNKLKSWRLSQTKSVKKIPK; this is encoded by the coding sequence ATGAATAAAAACAAAAATTTAAAAGTCTCAATTGTAATGGGTAGTCAATCTGATTACAAAATCATGAAATTATGTGAAAAAACTCTTAAAAATTTAGGTGTTTTGTTTGAAACAAAAATTATTTCAGCTCATAGAACACCAAAGAGAATGTATGAATACGCATCAAATGCAGAGAGGAACAACATAGGTGTTATTATAGCAGGCGCTGGAGGTTCAGCTCATTTACCAGGAATGATTGCAGCTCTAACATCTTTGCCAGTTTTAGGTGTGCCTGTTGAAAGTAAAAAATTAAAAGGCCTCGATAGTTTGCTTTCAATTGCTCAAATGCCAAAAGGGATTCCTGTTGGAACTCTTGCAATTGGTGAAGATGGTGCAATCAATGCTGCTTTACTCGCTGCATCAATTTTAGCTAACAGTAATAATAAAATAAAAAATAAACTTAAAAGCTGGAGATTATCTCAAACAAAATCAGTCAAAAAAATTCCTAAATAA
- a CDS encoding 5-(carboxyamino)imidazole ribonucleotide synthase, with protein MSNIKLGIIGGGQLGSMLCQAAKKLNIETVIYSDDAEAPAQNFSDEFICAKYNDNEKINEFAKKVNVITYEFENIPYETLNELNKLKPVSPKPSVNRLIQHRLAEKDFVNKLNIRTTRYVHVESKEDLLPLNDFLPGILKTTTMGYDGKGQYPIKNIDQIDSLNINFDNEYILEKLVKLKKEISVIITRFNNNKYEIYEPIENTHEDQILRRSKIPAEINEKIFEQSKEWAILIAEELKYVGTLCVEFFIDRNDNLYVNEIAPRVHNSGHLTINAFNVSQFENHVRAVCSLEQIPLKKISNAEMINLIGDQIAPYRNNPKISDNQFLFDYLKKDIKEKRKMGHLTTLK; from the coding sequence ATGTCAAATATTAAACTTGGGATTATTGGTGGTGGGCAATTAGGTAGCATGCTTTGTCAGGCAGCAAAAAAATTAAATATTGAAACTGTGATCTATTCTGATGATGCTGAGGCCCCAGCTCAAAATTTTAGTGATGAGTTTATTTGTGCAAAATATAATGATAACGAGAAAATTAATGAGTTTGCAAAAAAAGTTAATGTAATTACTTATGAATTTGAAAATATTCCCTACGAAACATTAAATGAACTTAACAAATTAAAACCTGTATCTCCTAAGCCATCTGTTAATCGTTTAATTCAACATAGATTAGCTGAAAAAGATTTTGTAAATAAATTGAATATAAGAACAACAAGATATGTTCATGTGGAAAGTAAAGAAGATCTTTTACCTCTAAATGATTTTTTGCCAGGAATATTAAAGACAACAACAATGGGTTATGATGGTAAAGGACAATATCCAATAAAAAATATAGATCAAATTGACTCATTAAATATAAATTTTGATAATGAGTATATTTTAGAAAAATTAGTAAAATTAAAAAAAGAAATTTCAGTAATAATTACTCGATTTAATAATAACAAATATGAAATTTATGAACCCATCGAGAATACTCATGAAGATCAAATTTTAAGACGATCTAAAATTCCAGCTGAAATTAATGAAAAAATTTTTGAACAATCCAAAGAATGGGCAATACTTATTGCTGAAGAACTAAAATATGTAGGAACACTTTGTGTAGAATTTTTTATTGATCGAAATGATAATTTATACGTTAATGAAATTGCTCCAAGAGTTCATAACTCTGGCCACTTAACAATTAATGCCTTTAATGTCAGTCAATTCGAAAATCATGTCAGAGCAGTATGCTCACTTGAACAAATCCCATTAAAAAAAATTTCGAATGCAGAAATGATTAACCTTATTGGAGATCAAATTGCTCCATATCGAAACAATCCAAAAATTAGCGATAATCAATTTCTTTTTGACTATCTAAAAAAAGATATTAAAGAGAAAAGAAAAATGGGACATTTAACAACCTTAAAATAA